The following proteins are co-located in the Bradyrhizobium barranii subsp. barranii genome:
- a CDS encoding WGR domain-containing protein, whose translation MIAQPYQLYIERTDASKNMARFYAMAIEPTLFGDICLTRRWGRIGARGQMMKHSFAREDEAVRLFLDLLRQKRNRGYHPKGKKAAT comes from the coding sequence ATGATCGCGCAGCCCTACCAGCTCTATATCGAACGCACCGACGCTTCGAAGAACATGGCCCGGTTCTACGCCATGGCCATCGAACCGACGCTCTTCGGCGACATCTGCCTGACACGCCGCTGGGGACGGATCGGCGCACGAGGTCAGATGATGAAGCACAGCTTCGCGCGCGAGGACGAAGCGGTCAGGCTGTTCCTCGACCTGCTGCGCCAGAAGCGCAATCGCGGATATCATCCGAAAGGAAAGAAGGCGGCGACGTAA